One window of the Lasioglossum baleicum chromosome 8, iyLasBale1, whole genome shotgun sequence genome contains the following:
- the LOC143211512 gene encoding LOW QUALITY PROTEIN: seminal metalloprotease 1 (The sequence of the model RefSeq protein was modified relative to this genomic sequence to represent the inferred CDS: inserted 2 bases in 1 codon) — MFDNGTCAVDVKHFQCEYFSGYIYNDPVSFLNVHVLPRQKLTTNCKNEQNKVAAVLYTCESNGASNRSQNDILIVVIIIVIGGYVGDGTGRXGSKPIDQTRSTPVVPPTPRHRGTFDERHAHQSIANRIKSWSGDDRENLWELSGLFEGDIMLHPDGNVESKNGLVKTASRWPAGIVPYYIKEEEFDEEEIQMIKDAMEEYHENTCLRFRPYKKTDIDFVTIQGKMSGCWSLVGRHDRGQELNLQSPGCVRHGVIVHELMHALGFYHQQSAADRDQWVKIHWMNVKPGREHNFNKYDNRTVTDYGIGYDYTSVMHYSSHAFSRNGEPTITPKKEGVKLGQRKGLSSKDILKLQEMYKEECRNR, encoded by the exons ATGTTTGATAACGGGACATGTGCGGTGGATGTTAAACACTTCCAGTGCGAGTATTTTTCTGGGTATATATATAACGATCCGGTGAGCTTTCTCAACGTCCACGTTCTTCCTCGACAAAAGCTAACAACTAATTGCAAGAACGAACAAAACAAAGTAGCTGCAGTTTTGTACACCTGCGAGAGCAATGGAGCGTCGAATCGTTCGCAAAACGATATTCTTATCGTTGTCATTATTATTGTTATCGGTGGTTACGTCGGCGATGGAACTGGACG TGGTTCTAAACCGATCGATCAAACTCGATCGACACCGGTCGTTCCACCGACACCAAGGCATCGAGGCACCTTCGACGAGAGACACGCGCACCAGAGCATTG CAAACCGCATAAAATCCTGGTCGGGCGACGACAGAGAGAATCTCTGGGAGCTGAGCGGCCTTTTCGAAGGAGACATAATGCTGCATCCAGACGGAAATGTCGAATCGAAGAACGGTTTAGTGAAAACTGCGTCCCGCTGGCCTGCTGGAATAGTACCGTACTACATAAAGGAAGAAGAATTCG ACGAAGAAGAGATCCAGATGATCAAGGACGCCATGGAGGAATACCACGAGAATACGTGTTTACGTTTCCGACCTTACAAGAAAACGGACATCGATTTCGTCACGATACAGGGGAAAATGTCCGGATGTTGGTCTCTGGTCGGTCGACACGACCGTGGACAAGAACTGAATTTGCAGAGTCCAGGATGCGTGAGACACGGCGTGATCGTTCACGAACTGATGCACGCGTTGGGCTTTTACCACCAACAGAGCGCAGCAGATCGTGATCAGTGGGTCAAGATACATTGGATGAACGTGAAACCAG GCAGAGAACACAATTTCAACAAATACGACAATCGTACTGTAACCGATTATGGAATCGGCTACGATTACACCAGCGTGATGCACTACAGTTCTCACGCGTTCTCGCGAAACGGTGAACCGACTATTACCCCGAAA AAAGAAGGAGTGAAACTTGGCCAACGAAAGGGTCTTAGCAG
- the Phtm gene encoding cytochrome P450 enzyme phantom: MNLVSTIILASLVCLVFLVYLFDRSRKKVARRLPPGPWQFPIVGYLPRIDTKNPHESLTKLVRSYGPVCGLRMGSVYTVLLSDPRLIKQTFAQDACTGRAPLYLTHGIMQGYGLVCAEGDRWKDQRKFVSTCLRNFGMVKHEGSRRDKLEERISNAVDECVSKLGQRSLNGPIDPLDTLHHCMGNLVNDIVFGKTYQEDDQVWKWLRHLQEEGVKHIGIAGPLNFLPLLRYLPRYGEMIRSIVDGKNKSHEVYRGILEEHRSQRANSDATSPRLENESFLAAFDEQMEKENSTENSYYTEPQLFHLLADLFGAGTDTTLTTLRWFVLFVAAHPKEQEKLQQEMDRCLNKTEDPSLKDRPSMPRLEAALAEVQRLRSVTPLGIPHGTLEDTTIGGYDVPKGAMIVPMQWAVHTDPAYWQDPLEFRPDRFLTKDGSFFKPDSFLPFQSGKRVCVGEELARMILFLFAGKILRRFDVSVPSDDTIDLEGDSGITLVPKPHRLMFVERCR, from the exons ATGAATCTCGTTTCCACGATAATCTTGGCATCCCTCGTGTGCCTGGTGTTTCTCGTGTACCTCTTCGATAGGAGCCGAAAGAAGGTGGCGCGTCGGCTTCCTCCCGGGCCTTGGCAATTTCCGATCGTCGGATACCTTCCGCGGATCGACACGAAGAACCCGCACGAATCCCTGACGAAATTGGTCAGGAGCTACGGTCCTGTCTGCGGGCTTCGCATGGGTTCCGTCTACACCGTTCTCCTCTCGGACCCTCGACTGATCAAGCAGACTTTTGCGCAAGATGCGTGTACCGGTAGAGCGCCGTTGTATCTCACTCATGGAATTATGCAAGGATACG GGCTGGTCTGCGCGGAGGGAGACCGATGGAAAGATCAGAGGAAATTCGTCAGCACTTGCCTGAGGAATTTCGGCATGGTGAAGCACGAAGGCTCCAGGCGAGACAAGCTGGAGGAAAGAATATCCAACGCTGTGGACGAATGTGTATCG AAACTCGGACAACGTTCGTTGAACGGACCAATCGATCCCCTGGACACGCTCCATCATTGCATGGGCAACCTGGTGAACGATATCGTTTTTGGGAAAACCTACCAGGAAGACGATCAAGTGTGGAAGTGGCTCAGGCACTTGCAAGAAGAAGGCGTCAAGCATATCGGCATCGCTGGACCGTTGAACTTCTTGCCTCTCCTCAG GTATTTACCGCGATACGGCGAAATGATACGGTCAATCGTCGACGGGAAGAACAAGTCCCACGAAGTATaccgcggcatactggaagagCATCGTAGCCAGAGAGCTAACAGTGACGCGACATCCcctcgtttggagaacgagagctTCTTAGCAGCGTTCGATGAACAAATGGAAAAGGAAAATTCTACCGAAAATAGTTATTACACGGAACCTCAACTCTTCCATCTGTTGGCCGACCTGTTCGGCGCTGGAACCGACACAACTTTGACTACCCTACGTTGGTTTGTTCTGTTCGTGGCTGCCCATCCGAAGGAACAG GAGAAGCTCCAACAGGAGATGGATCGATGTTTAAACAAAACGGAAGACCCGAGCTTGAAGGACAGACCCTCGATGCCACGCCTCGAAGCCGCCCTCGCCGAAGTGCAGAGACTCCGCAGCGTCACGCCGTTGGGTATTCCTCACGGAACATTGGAG GACACTACGATCGGCGGATACGACGTGCCGAAGGGCGCCATGATCGTGCCGATGCAGTGGGCCGTCCACACCGACCCGGCTTACTGGCAGGATCCTCTCGAATTTCGTCCCGACAGATTCCTCACGAAGGATGGCAGTTTCTTCAAACCGGACTCGTTTCTGCCCTTCCAAAGCG GGAAACGCGTGTGCGTCGGGGAGGAACTTGCCAGGATGATATTGTTCCTGTTCGCTGGGAAGATTCTTCGAAGGTTCGACGTATCGGTGCCATCGGACGATACTATCGATCTCGAGGGCGACTCTGGCATCACGCTGGTTCCGAAACCTCACCGATTGATGTTCGTCGAGAGATGCCGGTGA